In Frondihabitans sp. PAMC 28766, a genomic segment contains:
- a CDS encoding DsbA family protein, translating to MSDTKSNSSQSPIKVDVWSDIACPWCFIGKRKFEMAAGQFAGDVEVEYHSFELSPDTPVDFEGNEAEFLARHKGLPVDRAQAMLDNLAGIAGSVGLDYDFDAMHHTNTVKAHQLIHYAKSKGAQLDMKERLLSAYFEKGRHLGQTEVLADIAEEAGFDRADVVRSLESDEFLADVRADQAQAQAYGINGVPFFVFESKYGVSGAQDPAAFLEVLQTVAAEAVAADGAGENAEVVR from the coding sequence GTGAGCGACACCAAGAGCAACAGCAGCCAGAGCCCCATCAAAGTCGACGTCTGGTCGGACATCGCGTGCCCGTGGTGCTTCATCGGCAAGCGCAAGTTCGAGATGGCAGCCGGCCAGTTCGCGGGCGACGTCGAGGTCGAATACCACTCGTTCGAGCTCTCGCCCGACACTCCGGTCGACTTCGAGGGCAACGAGGCGGAGTTCCTCGCCCGCCACAAGGGCCTCCCCGTTGATCGGGCGCAGGCCATGCTCGACAACCTCGCCGGCATCGCGGGCAGCGTCGGGCTCGACTACGACTTCGACGCCATGCACCACACCAACACGGTGAAGGCCCATCAGCTCATCCACTACGCCAAGTCGAAGGGCGCGCAGCTCGACATGAAGGAGCGCCTCCTGAGCGCGTACTTCGAGAAGGGTCGCCACCTCGGGCAGACCGAGGTGCTCGCCGACATCGCCGAGGAGGCCGGGTTCGACCGCGCCGACGTCGTGCGGTCGCTCGAGAGCGACGAGTTCCTGGCGGACGTGCGCGCCGACCAGGCGCAGGCACAGGCCTACGGCATCAACGGGGTGCCGTTCTTCGTGTTCGAGAGCAAGTACGGGGTGTCGGGGGCGCAGGATCCCGCGGCCTTCCTCGAGGTCCTCCAGACGGTCGCCGCCGAGGCGGTAGCGGCCGACGGAGCAGGCGAGAACGCCGAGGTCGTTCGATGA
- the dusB gene encoding tRNA dihydrouridine synthase DusB: MTITLPQRSQRPDTLAIGRLTVDSPVVLAPMAGITNTAFRRLCREYGAGLYVSEMITSRALVERTPESMRLITHHESETTRSIQLYGVEPNTVAEAVTMLVAEDRADHIDLNFGCPVPKVTRKGGGAALPWKLGLFREIVERAVKAAGDIPLTVKMRKGIDSDHLTYLEAGKAAEGAGVASIALHARTASEFYSGHADWSAIRKLKETITGTPVLGNGDIWSAADALRMVDQTGCDGVVVGRGCLGRPWLFGDLAAAFRGEEAKAEPTLGEVARAFRRHAELLVEFFGDEDRGCRDIRKHVAWYFKGYPVGGDLRAAMATVPTLAALDDLLGQLDGDQPYPGEGAEGPRGRAGTPKKPALPDRWLESRELDDAFRGELAAAELHHSGG; the protein is encoded by the coding sequence ATGACGATCACCCTTCCTCAGCGCTCCCAGCGCCCAGACACCTTGGCGATCGGCCGGCTCACGGTCGACTCGCCCGTCGTGCTCGCGCCCATGGCCGGCATCACGAACACCGCGTTCCGTCGGCTCTGCCGCGAGTACGGCGCAGGCCTCTACGTCAGCGAGATGATCACCAGTCGCGCGCTCGTCGAGCGCACGCCCGAGTCGATGCGGCTCATCACGCACCACGAGAGCGAGACGACTCGAAGCATCCAGCTGTACGGCGTCGAGCCCAACACGGTGGCCGAGGCCGTCACGATGCTCGTGGCCGAAGACCGCGCCGACCACATCGACCTCAACTTCGGTTGTCCGGTGCCTAAGGTCACTCGCAAGGGCGGCGGCGCGGCCCTCCCCTGGAAGCTCGGTCTCTTCCGCGAGATCGTCGAGCGCGCCGTCAAGGCCGCCGGCGACATCCCGCTGACCGTCAAGATGCGCAAGGGCATCGACTCCGACCACCTCACCTACCTCGAGGCGGGCAAGGCGGCCGAGGGCGCTGGCGTCGCCTCGATCGCGCTGCACGCCCGCACGGCGTCCGAGTTCTACTCCGGCCACGCCGACTGGTCGGCCATCAGGAAGCTCAAAGAGACCATCACCGGCACGCCGGTGCTCGGCAACGGCGACATCTGGTCGGCGGCCGATGCCCTCCGCATGGTCGACCAGACCGGCTGCGACGGCGTCGTCGTCGGTCGCGGCTGCCTCGGGCGCCCGTGGCTGTTCGGCGACCTCGCGGCCGCCTTCCGCGGCGAAGAGGCGAAGGCCGAGCCGACACTGGGCGAGGTCGCCAGGGCGTTCCGTCGCCACGCCGAGTTGCTCGTCGAGTTCTTCGGCGACGAGGATCGCGGGTGCCGCGACATCCGCAAGCACGTCGCGTGGTACTTCAAGGGCTACCCCGTCGGCGGCGACCTGCGTGCCGCGATGGCCACGGTGCCGACCCTCGCCGCCCTCGACGACCTTTTGGGCCAGCTCGACGGCGACCAGCCCTACCCGGGCGAAGGTGCCGAGGGCCCGCGCGGCCGCGCCGGAACCCCGAAGAAGCCCGCCCTGCCCGATCGCTGGCTCGAGAGCCGCGAGCTCGACGACGCCTTCCGCGGCGAGCTCGCCGCGGCCGAGCTGCACCACAGCGGCGGCTGA
- the dnaG gene encoding DNA primase has product MPGLIQRNDIDEVRSRVNIADVVGDYVTLKGAGIGSMKGLCPFHDERSPSFHVRPQVGRYHCFGCGEDGDVFSFIQKTDHTTFQEAVERMAARINFTLHYEDGGQASDHGNRARLLAANEAAREFFVEHLTAADADPGRRFLGERGFDPAAAAHFGVGFAPKSFDALRSHLKGRGFTEEELVTAGLLSHGDRNAYDRFRGRLIWPIRDVTGATIGFGARKLLEDDNGPKYLNTPETPIYHKSQVLYGLDLARRAISKDKRVVIVEGYTDVMACHLAGVTTAVATCGTSFGVDHIKVLRPMLGDSRGSDVSAAGEVVFTFDPDEAGQRAASRAFAEEQRFAAQTFVAVAPDGLDPCDLRLNRGDDAVRRLVEGKRPMFEFMIKRVLAGHDLETVEGRVAALRASAPVVAGIRDVSMTQGYVRSLAGWLGLDPPEVQTAVDSARRAAAHAPKAVERLAPSSGPNRQSITSLPEVVVVDERASILRLPDDPSTRLERDALMAILQHPQSAPRELTVQAAFAQMSDGSLSTVRDAIAATLDSLDVQDFVSAVLEQTPAPFAPLVKELAVGPLPEREGSDMVLYCTGVLSSLVERDLLHQKAELLGRMHRTDAKDDPEARRELELKLVQVESARRLLRNE; this is encoded by the coding sequence ATGCCCGGCTTGATCCAGCGAAACGACATCGACGAGGTGCGGTCGCGGGTCAACATCGCCGATGTGGTGGGCGACTACGTCACGCTCAAGGGTGCCGGCATCGGCTCGATGAAGGGCCTGTGCCCCTTCCACGACGAGCGCAGCCCGAGCTTTCACGTGCGACCGCAGGTCGGCCGCTACCACTGCTTCGGCTGCGGCGAAGACGGCGACGTCTTCAGCTTCATCCAGAAGACCGACCACACGACGTTCCAAGAGGCCGTCGAGCGGATGGCCGCGCGCATCAACTTCACGCTGCACTACGAAGACGGCGGGCAGGCCAGCGACCACGGCAACCGCGCACGGTTGCTGGCGGCCAACGAGGCGGCGCGCGAGTTCTTCGTCGAGCACCTCACGGCGGCCGACGCCGACCCCGGTCGTCGCTTCCTGGGCGAACGCGGATTCGACCCCGCTGCGGCGGCGCACTTCGGCGTCGGCTTCGCGCCGAAGTCGTTCGACGCCCTCCGGTCTCATCTGAAGGGCCGCGGCTTCACCGAGGAGGAACTCGTCACCGCCGGCCTCCTCAGCCACGGCGACCGCAACGCGTACGACCGATTCCGCGGGCGGCTGATCTGGCCCATTCGCGACGTCACCGGTGCGACGATCGGCTTCGGTGCTCGCAAGCTGCTCGAAGACGACAACGGGCCGAAATACCTCAACACGCCCGAGACGCCGATCTATCACAAGTCGCAGGTGCTCTACGGGCTCGACCTCGCCCGGCGAGCCATCTCCAAAGACAAGCGCGTCGTGATCGTCGAGGGCTACACCGACGTGATGGCCTGTCACCTCGCGGGGGTCACGACAGCCGTCGCCACCTGCGGAACGAGCTTCGGCGTCGACCACATCAAAGTGCTACGGCCGATGCTCGGCGACAGCCGCGGCTCCGACGTGAGCGCGGCCGGCGAGGTCGTCTTCACCTTCGACCCCGACGAGGCCGGCCAGCGAGCAGCGAGCCGAGCGTTCGCCGAAGAGCAGCGGTTCGCCGCGCAGACCTTCGTCGCGGTCGCGCCCGACGGCCTCGACCCGTGCGACCTCCGACTGAACCGCGGCGACGACGCCGTGCGGCGTCTCGTCGAGGGCAAGCGGCCGATGTTCGAGTTCATGATCAAGCGGGTGCTCGCCGGGCACGACCTCGAGACCGTCGAGGGCCGCGTGGCCGCGCTTCGCGCGTCGGCTCCTGTCGTCGCCGGCATCCGCGACGTGTCGATGACACAGGGCTACGTGCGGTCGCTCGCCGGCTGGCTGGGGCTCGACCCGCCCGAGGTCCAGACCGCGGTCGACTCCGCGCGGCGTGCGGCTGCGCACGCCCCGAAGGCGGTCGAGCGGCTCGCGCCGTCGAGCGGCCCGAACCGTCAGTCGATCACCAGCCTGCCCGAGGTGGTGGTGGTCGACGAGCGGGCGAGCATCCTGCGCCTGCCCGACGACCCCTCGACGAGACTCGAACGAGACGCTCTGATGGCGATCCTGCAGCACCCGCAGAGCGCGCCCCGCGAGCTGACGGTGCAGGCGGCGTTCGCGCAGATGTCGGACGGCTCGCTTTCGACGGTGCGCGACGCGATCGCCGCCACGCTCGACTCCCTCGACGTGCAGGATTTCGTCAGCGCCGTGCTCGAGCAGACCCCTGCCCCGTTCGCGCCGCTGGTGAAAGAGCTGGCCGTCGGGCCGCTGCCCGAGCGCGAGGGCAGCGACATGGTGCTCTACTGCACCGGGGTGCTCTCGTCGCTGGTCGAGCGCGATTTGCTGCACCAGAAGGCCGAGCTGCTCGGCCGCATGCACCGCACCGACGCCAAGGACGACCCCGAGGCGCGGCGCGAGCTGGAGCTGAAGCTGGTGCAGGTGGAGTCGGCGCGTCGGCTCCTCCGCAATGAGTAG
- a CDS encoding deoxyguanosinetriphosphate triphosphohydrolase: protein MISAATQALGYVERDTERWLPEQHSSRRSDFARDRARLLHSSALRRLAAKTQVLSPTAGLDFARNRLTHSLEVAQVGRELATSLGLDPDVVDTACLAHDLGHPPFGHNGEKALNDWAADFGGFEGNAQTLRLLTRIEPKVIGPGDSEGPPFRSYGLNLTRASLDASCKYPWPTAQGVADPSGRVKFGFYDDDTPAFEWLRLGAPRRQRCIEAQVMDLSDDIAYSVHDFEDAVVNGYIQVASLNAPGGHEGLIDSMHAWVGGELSRDELVEAFNRLRSLDVWLDSYDGGRLDQARLKNLTSQLIGRFAGSADEATHEHYPQKSLIRFSASVVIPADIIGEIAALKGIVAAFVMTQGTRQPIYVQQREVLTALADALWEGGPTSLDPGFALDWSEAGDDDARRRVIVDQVASLTDQSAMAWHDRLVHA from the coding sequence ATGATCTCCGCTGCCACGCAAGCGCTCGGCTACGTCGAGCGCGACACCGAGCGCTGGCTGCCCGAGCAGCACTCGAGCCGCCGCAGCGACTTCGCGCGCGATCGCGCGCGCCTGCTGCACTCCAGTGCGCTCCGCCGACTGGCCGCCAAGACGCAGGTGCTCAGCCCGACGGCCGGCCTCGACTTCGCCCGCAACCGGCTGACGCATTCGCTCGAGGTGGCGCAGGTCGGGCGCGAGCTGGCGACGAGCCTCGGGCTCGACCCCGACGTCGTCGACACGGCGTGCCTCGCGCACGACCTCGGCCACCCGCCGTTCGGCCACAACGGCGAAAAGGCCCTCAACGACTGGGCCGCCGACTTCGGCGGCTTCGAGGGCAACGCTCAGACCCTGCGCCTCCTCACCCGCATCGAGCCGAAGGTGATCGGCCCGGGCGACAGCGAGGGCCCACCGTTCCGCAGCTACGGTTTGAACCTCACCCGCGCCAGCCTCGACGCCAGCTGCAAGTACCCCTGGCCGACAGCGCAAGGCGTCGCCGACCCGTCGGGCCGGGTGAAGTTCGGCTTCTACGACGACGACACCCCCGCCTTCGAATGGCTGCGCCTCGGTGCGCCTCGCCGACAGCGCTGCATCGAAGCCCAGGTGATGGATCTGAGCGACGACATCGCCTACTCGGTGCACGACTTCGAAGACGCCGTCGTCAACGGCTACATCCAGGTCGCCTCGCTTAATGCGCCCGGCGGCCACGAGGGTCTCATCGACTCGATGCACGCCTGGGTCGGCGGCGAGCTGAGCCGCGACGAGCTCGTCGAGGCCTTCAACCGGCTGCGCTCGCTCGACGTCTGGCTCGACTCCTACGACGGCGGCCGCCTCGACCAGGCCCGCCTGAAAAACCTGACCAGTCAGCTGATCGGCCGGTTCGCCGGCTCGGCCGACGAGGCCACTCACGAGCACTACCCGCAGAAGAGCCTCATCCGCTTCTCGGCCAGTGTCGTGATCCCGGCCGACATCATCGGCGAGATCGCGGCTCTCAAAGGCATCGTCGCGGCGTTCGTGATGACCCAGGGCACCCGCCAGCCGATCTACGTCCAGCAGCGCGAGGTGCTCACCGCCCTTGCCGACGCTCTGTGGGAGGGCGGCCCGACCAGCCTCGATCCTGGCTTCGCCCTCGACTGGAGCGAAGCCGGCGACGACGACGCCCGTCGCCGCGTGATCGTCGACCAGGTCGCGTCGCTCACCGACCAGAGCGCGATGGCCTGGCACGACCGCCTGGTACACGCGTGA
- a CDS encoding aminoacyl-tRNA deacylase — protein sequence MTSTGTDRVLADAEARGLRIEIAHRPEAESLERAAELLGIEPSTIVKSLVVKKHDGTFLFALVPGGRQISWSKLRAVVGVNKLSMPSPDIALEATGFERGTITPVGSSTAWPVFADERVTGTRIALGAGSHGSSAFVDADALIGAYHATVADITDETVPRG from the coding sequence GTGACCAGCACCGGAACAGACAGAGTCCTCGCCGACGCCGAGGCCCGAGGGCTCAGGATCGAGATCGCGCACCGCCCCGAGGCCGAGAGCCTCGAGCGGGCGGCCGAGTTGCTGGGCATCGAGCCCTCGACGATCGTCAAGAGCCTGGTCGTCAAGAAGCACGACGGCACCTTCCTCTTCGCCCTCGTGCCCGGAGGGCGCCAGATCTCGTGGTCGAAGCTTCGGGCCGTCGTCGGTGTCAACAAGCTGTCCATGCCGTCGCCCGACATCGCCCTCGAGGCGACGGGGTTCGAGCGCGGCACGATCACGCCGGTCGGCAGCTCGACCGCGTGGCCCGTCTTCGCCGACGAGCGTGTCACGGGCACCAGGATCGCCCTCGGCGCCGGTTCGCACGGCAGCAGCGCTTTCGTCGACGCGGACGCGTTGATCGGGGCCTACCACGCGACCGTCGCGGACATCACCGACGAAACGGTGCCGCGGGGCTGA